A window of Pirellulales bacterium genomic DNA:
TGGTGCGGCCCAAGTGGTGCTGGTGCCCGCGACGCCCGGCACCGGCGTCAAGGCCGGCGCCAGCGTGCGCGCCGTCTGTGAGGCGGCGGGCATCCATGATATTCTCACCAAGAGCTTCGGCTCGACGAATCCGGCCAACCTGGTGAAGGCCACGATTGAAGCCCTGTTGAGTCTCCGCACGAAACCAGAGGTTGAACGACTGAGGGGAGTGACACTGTAATGAATCTGCACGACATCCATCGCGGCATCAAAAAGAACACCAAGCGGCTGCGCATCGGTCGCGGACTCGGTTCGGGCCGCGGCAAAACAGCCGGACGCGGCCACAAGGGCCAGGGTCAGTTGGCCGGTTGGACCGCCCATCCCGCGTTCGAAGGCGGGCAGATGCCGCTGGTGCGCCGCGTGCCCAAGCGCGGTTTCAACAATCGCTGGGCCCTGACGGTCAAGGCCGTCAACGTCGGCGATCTCGACCGCTGGTTTGAGGATGGCGCCGAAGTCACGGTGGAGTCGCTCAAGGCGGCCGGTAAAATCAAGGGCCGGTTCGACGTCTTGAAGGTGCTTGGCGACGGCGAGCTTAAAAGGAAACTCAAGGTTTCCGCCCACCGCTTCAGCGCTTCGGCGCTGGAAAAGATCAAGGCCGCCGGCGGCGAAGCGGTGACCTTGCCGGGCAAAGCGCCCGTCGTCAAGGGAAAGAAGAAGGTCAAGGTCGAATGACGAATGACGAATGACTAACCGTGGCGCTGAGCCATTCGTCATTCCGTGATTCGTCATTACTGCGAAACAGGACGGACCCAATATGTGGGAAAAAATTCGCATCGTCTTCACGATCCCTGAGCTGCGCAGAAAAATCTTTCTGACGCTCGGGCTGCTGGCGATCTACCGGGTCGGCTTCTGGATTCCGCTGCCGATCATCGACCAGTCGAAGGCCGGCACGCTCTTTTCGCAGCAGGGCGGCTTTGGCGACATTCTCAAGAGCGTCGCCACCTTCAGCGCGTCGCGGCTCGACGAGGCCACGATTTTCGGCCTGGGAATCATGCCGTACATCTCGGCCTCGATTATCTTCCAGTTGCTGGGCAGCGTCTGGAAACCGTTGGAAGAGTTGCAAAAAGAAGGCGAAAGCGGCCGCAAGAAGATCAACGAATATACGCGCTATGCGACCGTTGTGCTGTGTCTCTTCCAAAGCTGGTTCTACCTGCGGTTCCTGGTTGGCAGCGGCATGATCCAGCAGCAGTTCTTGAACGACAACGGCTCGCTGCAGCTTTCCTGGACCATTGTCTCGGTGATGATCATGACCGCCGGCACCATCTTTCTGATGTGGCTCGGCGAGCAGATCGACGAATTCGGCATCGGCAACGGCATCAGCCTGTTGATTATGGCGGGCATTCTGGCCCGCATGCCGAAGGCGGGCATCGACCTGCTGCGGCCGATCTTTCGCGGCGAGCTGCAGTTGGAAGCCGCCCCCGGCGAAATGGGCGTCGCCAAGCTCATCGTGCTGGCCTCGCTGTTTGTGGCCGTGGTGTTTGGAGTGGTGTTCATCACCCAGGGCCAGCGGCGCATCCCGATGCAAAGCGCCAAGCACGTCCGCGGGCGGCGGGTGTTCGGCGGCGGCACGCGGCAGTACCTTCCGTTGCGGGTCAATCAGGCCGGCGTGATGCCGATCATTTTTGCCAGCAGCCTGCTGATGTTTCCCGGCGTCGGTTTTGATTTTCTCGGCAAAGCGCTCCCCACCGACGCGGAGAAGTACCCCATCGGAACGGCGTTCTCGCAGTTCTTTGCCGACGCCGGCCACGCGTTCATGTCGCCCTCGGCCTACACGCACAACGTGCTCTACGTGGTCCTGATCTACTTCTTCTGCTATTTCTGGACGGCGATCACGTTCAATCCCAAAGACATGTCGGAGAATCTGAAGAACTTCGGCTCGTTCATTCCCGGATACCGCCCCGGCAAGCGCACCGCCGATTACCTGGAAAAGGTCATGGTCCGCATCACCTACGTGGGTGCCGGCTTTTTGGCCCTGGTGGCGATCATGCCGACCTTGGTGGCGAATACCGCCGAAATCGAGTACAACTTGGCAAGCTTCTACGGCGGCACGGGCTTGTTGATCGCCGTGAGCGTGGCCTTCGACCTGGTGCAAAAAATCGACAGCCACCTGGTGATGAGAAACTACAAGGGGCTTTTGGAGTAAACAATCCGTTTGCGGCTCCTCAAGTAGCGGCTTCGTGGCCCCCTGCGGTGGCGGAGCGGTGGTTGCTGTTGCGCCGGGCGGCGAAACCGGCCCTGTAAGGCGCGGGGTGACCGATGCGACTGATTTTTATTGGTCCCCCTGGGGCCGGCAAGGGGACGCAATCTCAGCGGCTGTTGGAATACCTCGGTATTCCGCACCTTTCCACCGGCGACATGCTGCGCCAGGCGGTGCGCGAGCAGACCGACGCCGGACTGATGGCCGCTCCCTATATGGACGCCGGACAGCTTGTGCCCGACGACATCATTCTTAAGCTGATGGATGAGCGTCTGAGCCGTAGCGACTGCCACCAAGGGGCCTTGTTCGACGGCTTTCCGCGCACCTTGGCCCAGGCCCGCGGGCTCGACCAAATGCTCCAGCGGGCGGGCCTCCCGCTGGACATCGTATTGGAATTGAACGTCGACGACGCCGAAGTCATCCGTCGGCTGGCGGGCCGTGGCCGCCACGACGACAAGCCCGCCGTGCTCGCCGAGCGCCTGAAAGCCTATTGGAAGACTACCCGGCCGTTGCTCGATTATTATCGCAAGAAGGGTCTCCTGCGCGTCATCGACGGCCTGGGAACGACCGACCAGGTTTTCGAGCGCATTCGGGCGGTGCTGGACGCTGCCGGCCATCGCCGACAAGAGGAGCTGAAAGCGGAGTGATCAACCTTCGTTCGCCTAGAGAGATCGCCCTGATGCGCCGAGCGGGCTTGCTCGTTTGGCAGGCCCACCAGGCGGCCGGCGCGCTGGTGAAGCCGGGCGCCACCACGGCGGAGATCGACCTGGCCATCGAACGCCACTTCGCCGAGCACAACGCGGTTCCCTTGTTCAAGGGCGTGCAGGGCACGGTCCCCTTCCCGGCCGTGACCTGCATCTCGATCAACGAAGAGGTGGTCCACGGCATTCCCGGCCCGCGGCGTCTGGTCGAGGGCGACGTGGTGAGCATCGACACCGGCTGCAAGCTCGACGGCTGGTGCGGCGACGCGGCCGTGACCCGCGCGGTGGGCCAGGTACGGCCGGAAATGCGGCGGCTGCTCGACGTCACCAAGGGAACGCTCGATCTGGCGATCGACCTGATGAAGGTCAAAACGCGCTGGAGCCAGGTTGCGGCCGAAATGGAGCTGTACGTTCGCGACGCGGGTTTCTACGTGGTCGAGACGTTCGTCGGCCACGGCATCGGCCGCGAGATGCACGAAGAACCGCAAGTGCCCAACTTCTGCAGCAAACAGTTCCGCAAAAGCGGCGATTTCGACTTGCGGCCCGGCCTGGTGATCGCCATCGAACCGATGGTCAACATGGGCACGGGCAAGGTGAAGGGCATGCCCGACCATTGGACGCAGGTCACCAAAGACGGCAAGCCGAGCGCTCATTTCGAGCACACGGTGGCCATGACGAAGGAGGGCCCCGTCAAACTCACGGCGGGGCCGAATGGGGAAGACGTGTAGCCGCATGTAACTGGGCGTGCGCAGCGCCTGGCCGAGGCGCGGAGTTCAACCCGATCGCTCACCGAAACGTCGCCGCCATTCCTCCAGCTCTTTCCGCAAGCGAGCCGGAGAGGAGCGGCAGGACGACGGTGTAGCGATAGGCGTGCCCGGCGAGCTCGTTGCGAGCCAAGCTTGGCAACCACAGATTTCCTGGCGGCTTGTCAACGAGCGCCGCCAGCCTTGGGTTTCGAGGGCGAACGGGTCTTTTTGCCACCTGCGCGATTCACTTTTGGCCTCGGTTCGCGAATGATTTGCGCGTCCAGGAGGGCTTTGTAATCCTCCGATCGAACCACGAGTTGTTGCGGCGGACGCGTGTGAAATCCGATGCCTCGCCTTGCGAGGAATTCGATGGCGGCGCCGTATTCGTCGAAGTCTTCAAAGTCAATTACAGGCATGATTGAACCTTCCCAATGCAATCCTGCTCGTGTCCTCACGTAGCAACGCAGTTGCGGAACGGACCCATTACCTATTATCATCGCATTTTCGGCGGATGCAAGGCCACGGAGTTTCCGGCTACGGGCCCGGCTATAGATAGCCATGCCTCCGGCCCCAGGCCAGCCAGGCGTCTGTCATGTCAGCCACGTTCCCCTCTGCGTCTGGCGCGGCTGGATCCCGTGGCGGAATCTGTCGTAAAACGATGATTGTTAGAACGAAGCTTCTCAGAAACGAGTTCTATCGATTAAACAAGAACGCCGGGCTGTTCAGCAATGCCCAGGCTAAATCCTGGGCGCCGAGCAGGCGATACGCATCGGGCTGCTTGGCAGACTCGGCCGCGGCGCGCTGCAACTGGGCCAGCTCCGCGTCGATCGAGCGGAAGTAGTTCGCTAGCTCAGTCTTTTGCTCGGCCGTCCGCGTCTCGGCGGGCACCGCCAAGAGCGCGGCGATCGGCGCCGGCGGACCTTGCAAGCTCACGGGCCGCTTGGCACTGGTCACGGAAATACGGAAGCGGCCGATCGTGTGTTGCCCGCCGAACTGCTGCTCGAGGGTAAACGTTAGCAGCGTCCCTCCGGCGTTGACGAGGTCTTGCGTCGTTTCGAAGATCGCCGTGTGGGTCTCGCCAAACTTGGGCGAGACCGCCCAGCCGCTCGACCCTTGAGCGTTGCCGTCGACGGCCAACGTGGCCGGAAAGCCGTCCTGGGCGAAATCAGACTGGGCGCTTTGCAAAGTCAGCGGCTTCGCTTGGGCGGCGTCGCCGACCGGAGCCGCTGTGACCTTCAACTCATTGAGCACCAGGTTGCCGTTGGGTGCCCGGCCCGGACCCTTGGCCGGCAAGCTGTCGTCGGGCAAAAGCTCGATGCGAACGGCCGTGACCGCCGGCAGATCGGTCTGGGCGGTGATGTTGTAGGTGTCGGTCGGCGGATGGTTGCCCGTGACCAGCACCGAGTTGTCGGGCTGCCGCGTCAGCGTGGCGCCGCCGGCCGAGGCCAGCGAGGCCGGTTCCAGCACCACCCAGTTCACGGCCGTCTGGCTTTGTTCCCACTCCGCTTGCTTCTTGGGCAACAGGTCGCGTTCGTAGGCGGCCAGGGCCGCGGCGTGCTTTTCTTGCTCTTCTTTCTCAGCCCGAACGGCATCCAGCGCCGACGCCACTTCCTGTTCGCTGGGCGGCCGGCAGAGAATCGACATGAAGATCTCTTCGATGACCTTGCGGTCGTCTTTCTCGCCCGCCACCAATTTGGTAATGCGGTTGTTCGGATCGCTGATGGCCCGCGCAATGGTCGGGCCGTTCACCAGATTCAAGGCCTGGCCCAGCATCACGCCGGTCGAGCGTTCGCACTCGCATGCGCTCTCGCGAGGCGGTTTGCCAAAAAGGTCCAAAAAGCCGTCTTCAAGCTGCACGCTGCTGTCGGGCAACTGCGTGGCCAGAAAGTTGGCCGGCACGCCCGGCAGCCGAATCTCGCTGCCGGTCGCACGGTGGATCGCATCATACAGCGTCTCGGCCGGCAGACGGCGGGCCAGGGCGTGCGAATAATTCGTCTCGTCGTCCTGGTTCCACTCGTTGGTCGCCAACGAATGCTGATAGACCCGCGACTTGCAAATCGTGCGAAACAGAGTCCGGGCGTCGAAGCCGCCGGCGATAAAGTCGTCGGTCAGCCGCTGCAACAGCTCGGGATTCGTCGGCGGATTGCCTGCCCGAATGTCGTCCAGCGGTTCGATGATGCCCACGCCCAGCAAGTATCCCCAGATGCGGTTCACGTAGCTCTTGGCAAAGTAAGGATTCTCTTTGGCGGTGATCCAACGGGCAAGCTGCTCGCGTCGGGCGGCGTGGTCGGGCACCTGCCCCGCGTGCGTGTACGGGAAGAGTGGTGCGGAAACCTGCCCCGTGCGGACGTGCGTCACGTCGCCGCCCGCCTGGTCATACACCACCTCGACCAGCGGCAACGGTCGCTCCACGGCGGTGCCGCCGATGTTGCGGCCGGCGTACTCCGGCGCCGGCTTGCGCCCGACCTGCGCGAAGTAGGCCGCCAGGTGATAATACTGGTCTTGCGTCCAACGCTCGAAGGGATGGTCGTGGCACTTGTTGCAGTTGAACCGCACGGCCAAGAAAAGCTGCGTCGTGTTCTCCATCACGTCGCCCGGCTCGCGCAGCACCTTGTAGTAGGCCGCCGGGGGATTGTCGAGCGTCGAGCCGCTGGCGGTCAGCACGCTGTAAACAAACTTGTCGTAGGGCATGTTGCTGGCCACCGCCTGCTCGATCCAATTGCGGAAGGCCCAGGCCCCCTCTTCGCCCAGGAACTTGCGGTTCACCTGCAGCAGGTCGGCCCATTTGTTGGTCCAGTTCTCGACAAACTCCGGGCTGCCGATCAGCCGATCGATCAGCTCGTCGCGCTTCGTCTTGGTGTCGCGCGTGTCGGCCAGAAACGCCCGCACTTGCTCGGCCGTGGGCGAAAGGCCCAACAGGTCGAGATCGACGCGGCGGAGAAACTCAGCGTCGGTGCAGAGCTCGCTCGGCAGAATGCGCATGCTCTTGAGCTTGTCGTAGACCAACTCGTCGACGTGACTGTTGACCGGCGTGTCGCGCCAGGCGAATCCGCCGCGGTCGCCCATGACGATCACGGTGGTCGCCGCGTAGGCGCCTTCGTAGCGGGCCAGCATCGCCGCTTCGCCGCGGCGCGCGGCCGTGGCCAGGCCCTGCTTGTCGACTTCGATCTTTTCGGCCAGGCTGCTCTCGATAAACGCCTCGGCGGTCACGTCGCGCACCTGGCCGTCGCTGTAGGTGGCCACGACCGCCATCTGCTGCCGCATGCCCGGCAAGGGAATCACCGAATTCTTGGGAAAGATGTCGATGCTGGCCACGCGTGGGCTGTCGAGATCGAGCTTCACGCCGTCGGCGATCCAGGCCCTGAGCAGCTCATAGTAGCGCTCGCCGCGGTGCGTGAGCACGCCGCCCACGTGCGGCACGGCGCCGGTCGGCTTGAGCAGCATCAGGCTCTGATCGGGCGCCGCGCGGTTGAAGCGCCGGCCCGCCAGGTCGTCGGTCAAGGCCCGGTGGTCGAAGAGCGGATCGTAGCCCCGCAGCGACAGCTTAAAGCCGTTCTTGCCTTGGGCCGCGCCGTGGCACGTGCCCGCATTGCAGCCCAGCTTCGAGAGCGTCGGCTGCACATCGCGAACGAAGCTCACCGCATAGGGCTGGCTTTGCCCGCTCACGGTCACGGGCACCACCACCGTTTGCCCGCTGAGCGAGAACTTCAGCTCGCCGACGCCATCGGCTTTGGGCCGCACCTGACCGGCCGGTGAAAGCGAAACGACCGCCTCGGGAACTTCGGGCTGCACCAACCGCGTGACATCGACCCGCTCGCCCGAATCGAGCTGGCCGGTGAGCAGCAACTGCCGATAGGCGTAAGGATACTTCAATTCGACCGAGGGCGGCGTGGCTTCAATCCGCACCAGCGAGCGGCCTTCCGGCAGTTTTTCCGGTGGTCGGCCGGCGGCTTCTTCAGCACGTGTCGTCGAGATGATGGCAAGATAAAGCACGCCCATCCACAAGATGCCGGATAATTTCATCGTTTGGTCCTTTGAAGCCATTAACTAACCACTAACCACTAACCACCATCCACTAACCACTACTGCACCGCCGCGACCGTCGCGGGCGCGAGCGGCACGGGGACAAACTCTTTGACCATCATGCCCGCTTCGGGATCGAAAAACCGCACTTTGCCGTCGAAGCCGCCGACCGCCAGCAGCTTGCCGTCGGGCCGCCAGGCCAACGAATAAACGGCACCGAACTGGTCGGCAAACTTGCGGACCGTTTTGCCGTCGGCCTCGTTCAAGAGCCGCACTTCGCCCCTGCCGTCGCTTGAGGAGCCGATGGCCACCTTGGTCATGTCGGGGCTGAATTCCGCCGCGAAGATGCGGCCCGACACCGGTTCGGCGTTGAATCGCGTAATGCGGTTGAAGTCGTCGCCGATCTGCCGGGCCCGCGTGCGATACATCTGGTAAATCTTCGGCACACCGTCCGATCCGCCGATCAGCAACTCGTCGCTTTTGGCGTTGCGGCGGACGACCATCAGCCCGCCCTTCAACGCGCCGGGGGTGATGCTGGTTATGTTGTCTTCGAAACGCTGCGTGGCCACGTCGGTGAGTTTCATCGAGCCGTCGCGGCTGACGGAAATGACGTGCGAGTTGTCGGTCGAGAAGCAGGTGTCGAGCACCCAGTCGCTATGGGCGCCTTGATAGAGCACTTGTTTGCCGGTGGCGGCGTCGATGGCCCGCAAGGTGTTGTCGCCGCAGCCGAAGGCCACTTTCGTGCCGTCCGACGACCAGCTCGCGCCGTAAACCGTGTCATACGTGACGGGCGTCGAAACGAGCA
This region includes:
- the rplO gene encoding 50S ribosomal protein L15 → MNLHDIHRGIKKNTKRLRIGRGLGSGRGKTAGRGHKGQGQLAGWTAHPAFEGGQMPLVRRVPKRGFNNRWALTVKAVNVGDLDRWFEDGAEVTVESLKAAGKIKGRFDVLKVLGDGELKRKLKVSAHRFSASALEKIKAAGGEAVTLPGKAPVVKGKKKVKVE
- the secY gene encoding preprotein translocase subunit SecY, which translates into the protein MWEKIRIVFTIPELRRKIFLTLGLLAIYRVGFWIPLPIIDQSKAGTLFSQQGGFGDILKSVATFSASRLDEATIFGLGIMPYISASIIFQLLGSVWKPLEELQKEGESGRKKINEYTRYATVVLCLFQSWFYLRFLVGSGMIQQQFLNDNGSLQLSWTIVSVMIMTAGTIFLMWLGEQIDEFGIGNGISLLIMAGILARMPKAGIDLLRPIFRGELQLEAAPGEMGVAKLIVLASLFVAVVFGVVFITQGQRRIPMQSAKHVRGRRVFGGGTRQYLPLRVNQAGVMPIIFASSLLMFPGVGFDFLGKALPTDAEKYPIGTAFSQFFADAGHAFMSPSAYTHNVLYVVLIYFFCYFWTAITFNPKDMSENLKNFGSFIPGYRPGKRTADYLEKVMVRITYVGAGFLALVAIMPTLVANTAEIEYNLASFYGGTGLLIAVSVAFDLVQKIDSHLVMRNYKGLLE
- a CDS encoding adenylate kinase, whose protein sequence is MRLIFIGPPGAGKGTQSQRLLEYLGIPHLSTGDMLRQAVREQTDAGLMAAPYMDAGQLVPDDIILKLMDERLSRSDCHQGALFDGFPRTLAQARGLDQMLQRAGLPLDIVLELNVDDAEVIRRLAGRGRHDDKPAVLAERLKAYWKTTRPLLDYYRKKGLLRVIDGLGTTDQVFERIRAVLDAAGHRRQEELKAE
- the map gene encoding type I methionyl aminopeptidase is translated as MINLRSPREIALMRRAGLLVWQAHQAAGALVKPGATTAEIDLAIERHFAEHNAVPLFKGVQGTVPFPAVTCISINEEVVHGIPGPRRLVEGDVVSIDTGCKLDGWCGDAAVTRAVGQVRPEMRRLLDVTKGTLDLAIDLMKVKTRWSQVAAEMELYVRDAGFYVVETFVGHGIGREMHEEPQVPNFCSKQFRKSGDFDLRPGLVIAIEPMVNMGTGKVKGMPDHWTQVTKDGKPSAHFEHTVAMTKEGPVKLTAGPNGEDV
- a CDS encoding DUF1549 and DUF1553 domain-containing protein, producing the protein MKLSGILWMGVLYLAIISTTRAEEAAGRPPEKLPEGRSLVRIEATPPSVELKYPYAYRQLLLTGQLDSGERVDVTRLVQPEVPEAVVSLSPAGQVRPKADGVGELKFSLSGQTVVVPVTVSGQSQPYAVSFVRDVQPTLSKLGCNAGTCHGAAQGKNGFKLSLRGYDPLFDHRALTDDLAGRRFNRAAPDQSLMLLKPTGAVPHVGGVLTHRGERYYELLRAWIADGVKLDLDSPRVASIDIFPKNSVIPLPGMRQQMAVVATYSDGQVRDVTAEAFIESSLAEKIEVDKQGLATAARRGEAAMLARYEGAYAATTVIVMGDRGGFAWRDTPVNSHVDELVYDKLKSMRILPSELCTDAEFLRRVDLDLLGLSPTAEQVRAFLADTRDTKTKRDELIDRLIGSPEFVENWTNKWADLLQVNRKFLGEEGAWAFRNWIEQAVASNMPYDKFVYSVLTASGSTLDNPPAAYYKVLREPGDVMENTTQLFLAVRFNCNKCHDHPFERWTQDQYYHLAAYFAQVGRKPAPEYAGRNIGGTAVERPLPLVEVVYDQAGGDVTHVRTGQVSAPLFPYTHAGQVPDHAARREQLARWITAKENPYFAKSYVNRIWGYLLGVGIIEPLDDIRAGNPPTNPELLQRLTDDFIAGGFDARTLFRTICKSRVYQHSLATNEWNQDDETNYSHALARRLPAETLYDAIHRATGSEIRLPGVPANFLATQLPDSSVQLEDGFLDLFGKPPRESACECERSTGVMLGQALNLVNGPTIARAISDPNNRITKLVAGEKDDRKVIEEIFMSILCRPPSEQEVASALDAVRAEKEEQEKHAAALAAYERDLLPKKQAEWEQSQTAVNWVVLEPASLASAGGATLTRQPDNSVLVTGNHPPTDTYNITAQTDLPAVTAVRIELLPDDSLPAKGPGRAPNGNLVLNELKVTAAPVGDAAQAKPLTLQSAQSDFAQDGFPATLAVDGNAQGSSGWAVSPKFGETHTAIFETTQDLVNAGGTLLTFTLEQQFGGQHTIGRFRISVTSAKRPVSLQGPPAPIAALLAVPAETRTAEQKTELANYFRSIDAELAQLQRAAAESAKQPDAYRLLGAQDLAWALLNSPAFLFNR
- a CDS encoding c-type cytochrome domain-containing protein produces the protein MPALLVFANIASADDAKVSYFKQIRPIFQEHCQGCHQPAKRSGGFVMMTVADMQKGGDSGEPALVPGNSDKSTLVAQIVPNGNEPPEMPKGQEPLKPEEVELIRKWVMEGAADDTPSMPDTVVDMEHPPTYSLPPVITSLEFSPDGSLLAVSGYHEVLLHKADGSELAARLVGISERIESARFSPDGKRLAVTGGSPGRFGEVEIWDIEKRALLVSTPVTYDTVYGASWSSDGTKVAFGCGDNTLRAIDAATGKQVLYQGAHSDWVLDTCFSTDNSHVISVSRDGSMKLTDVATQRFEDNITSITPGALKGGLMVVRRNAKSDELLIGGSDGVPKIYQMYRTRARQIGDDFNRITRFNAEPVSGRIFAAEFSPDMTKVAIGSSSDGRGEVRLLNEADGKTVRKFADQFGAVYSLAWRPDGKLLAVGGFDGKVRFFDPEAGMMVKEFVPVPLAPATVAAVQ